The genome window GAGACAGATAATGGAGAATTAAGAGTACTTAGTTGTCCGGTATGTTTAAAACTGTTAAGTACACATTTGAAGCCTATTTCGACTTTTTGTGGACATATTTTTTGTACGGAGTGTTTAAGTAATGCTATTAAAAAGTATCGCAAATGTCCAATTTGTAACACATCTGTAACATTAAAGTCATGCCATCGTATATATCTTTAACTGCTATTGGCaactattaaaaatgattCCATTACTTTCTACGTTTAAGCGCATTTAACatttgatatattaaaattattgtttaaactttattcgtacaataaaaattattataagtttatTTCTGACTATACAGATTTGaatttatgatatttatataagtAAATGGATTAGATACAGAGTTTgatcatttatatatatatttttttagttttaaatgtaaaaacttgTAATAGCTAACTCTCAAATAAAGCACTCGACCACGAAATCATTTTCGAAAGTTAAAatcactttttataaaaaaaaaaacattaagtagatatgttattttttaatgtttaatttattgattgaaagaaaatgcttcaaaattaatacattaagtTTCTAGGTATCTGCGAAAAGGAATTAAGTAGCTAAAATGTGCCATTTGTGGGTTAAATGAGTCttttaactgtaaaaaaaaaaacttatttgatATGCTTAAATATTCAAATGAAAAGTTCTGAAATAATGTGTTCACAAATATAAGCTGTGGAAACTACGTAAAGTTTACaacgtacgtacatacgtgatacattgctaataaaattttcatggAGCAAAAAAACCGAAAAACGTTAATGTTTTATGTAACGTAACGGTTTTGTTAAACAAAGTATTATGTAAGAATAAAGTGTAGTATTTATAGTATATAAGGTAAAATAAGTACTGTACGAGAATGTAAAGCATATTATGTATTTTGCGAGAAAAATTACAGTACTGTCAATTATCTCTCACGGCTGGATCGATTGCCCGCGCTATAAATAGCGAACCAAGTTGAAATTTCGTAAATAGCCCCTTGATTCAAGCTATAATCCGCGAAACCCCACAAGGAGAGAGGAAGCATTATCACAATTGAACAGCTAATAATCAAAAGCTCCCACGTGATATCGGCGATAACTTATTGCGGCAGTCGTGTATTTAATCTCCGCGACGTGGACGGCGACCGGGATTTAAAATAGCGCGCTATTATTGGCGAGACGTTACCGGCGGCTTGCATTGGTTTGATCGCGTCCAAGGCCGTGCCTACGTCACGCGTGTCGCCATCCAGCGGACCAGATAGGGGTGATCGAGCGCGCGGACACGGGCCGTGCGTATTTAGGTACGGGAGGGAAGGGTGCCGCGAAAAATTGCGAGATGTGGAGAGCGTGCGGCTCAGTCGTTTCGCGATCCCACGCGTTGAGCATCGGCAGCGCGTTTCCGCGTCAGGGAACTCGCGGCTAGACGTCCGagcggacggacggacgggaCGCACAACAcaacacgcgcgcgcgcgcgcgggcgcacGCGGAATCGAGGGAGAGattacgagagagagaaagagagagcagtCCTCTTCTCCCCGTGTCGTGTCATTGACTCAGGGGCGAAGTGTCAAAATCTGCCTGTGCCCGTCTGCTGCCGTCTCCTCCTGGCTTCCCGCCCATCCCCCGCGACGCcgaagtaatattaaaactgcCGCCGCGGGTGCAATCTCGCTGCCCGCCGGGTATTCTCGTCACTTCGCTTGCGGAAGACGCGACCGAGGACAAACACGGCCGACACGGAGTACGTATGTATCAGTGACATATCGGTGTACgctttgttttccttttcctcgcCTGCCTCTTCTTCCCGCAGCGTCCACACGGGGAATCCGCGGCCCCTGACGACGAAGAGcgtctttctcttttgcttttttcgcACGAAACGAAATGCGCGATTTACGACGCAACGCTAGCCCTCCGCTGGATCTTGCTTGCTTTTCCAATAACGCCCCGCGAGGCTGCCAATTTTCCCGAGAGAAAACCCAGCATTTAACCTTTTACGGGAACGCCATTAGATGTATCGCGCTGACACGGCCGCGATTATGCTCGAGTTTGTCTTTAATTCGTTAGAAGACTCGCCCGAGTAGACCGCTTTCATCTGAAGTATTTATTCTGTCGCTAAATAGCTTGCAACAGCATGCTGGCAGACATACTGGGGAAATGCATACACAAACACACaggcgcgcgcgtgtgcgtgtaaAAGTTGTTCCTGCAAGTagattattacataattatgtAAAGAAGTTGCATTTGGTTTCTTCGGGTATATCGCGTGCATGTgcatgtacatatacatatacatatatatacgtgtgCGTGTGCATAACGTACatgtgcatacatatatatatatgtgtatatatataatacttttgtatAGCATATGTGAAATAACATCATATACGCTATTTATAGATCTGTTTATAACGTTATAACACTTGTACGTTTGATTCCAGGCTGTGCGTTTTAATGCTGAAAGTTGGATGATGCGCGAAATGTGCGCGGCGAGCTTTTAATCGGAAAGAGACTTGAGATTGACAAGACGCTACCAAAACTCAACGTATTAATCATGTATCcgagatatatttaatcaagTCTAATTGTTATCACACATTTGACGAGGGTGGAGAGTAATGCCGGTTCATCAGATTAATGTTAATCCGCCTGATTGGCAACCACCGCTGTCGATTGCTCCGTCTAACAACACGAGTCCCACTGGTGGAGAAACTCTGTCAGAATGGATACCACAGGTGACTGTTTCTAAGCTGGGAATTAATTAGcatgcaatatttaattaaattttttttaagtttttattaacgaaacaCTTTTCATTGTATCTATTTACTTTTCACAAAttacggaatttttttttgtgaaattttcttttataaaaatgttagttttttttaatttattaaattaaatttttttaaattactgtcatagccgtaaaataatatttttgaggTAGTTTTAAGTAaactttgataaaattttggAGACTTTTAttcttcaaaaaaataaaccgAGGAGTCTGTAATTTGTAGAAGTTAATGGGAATGCATGTATGCTGtgttcaaaaaataaagattgacgaataaattttttggtttttattgATGCAACATTGCTAAAGCATAATataaacataatataaatcgcagcattaaaaaaaaaacaaattatttttagacattataattttatgtcaatgtgataattattaatgcttCATGATAACATTATCTGAAAAGTACTTGTAAACATATTATATAGAAAGATAAGGGAGTTCTTTGATAATGACCTCTTCTCGCCGTGACTCACAGAAGTATACTTATTTCAGAATTTTGCTTTCGGCACAGTAGTTACTATTATACCAGATGATTGTCACTCGTCCGTAAGCACATTATCTTCTACCAACCATGATATTTGCAGGTAAATGGACTGTAGTAACATCATGTATGTATCATCATCATGTATATTACTTTCATATCATTAATAATtgtctttatcatttttatttcattatgaATAAGCTTACACGTTTTGTAAATAGGATCTGTCATTGCGAGGGTGAAGAAGGCGCTCCTCTGTTAGCGCCTTGCTATTGCAGTGGTAGCCTGCGCTACGTGCATCAAGCTTGTCTTCAACAATGGATAAAAGCCTCCGATACGCGCGCTTGCGAATTGTGCAAGTTCACATTTATCATGCATGCCAAGACAAAACCATTCTGTGAGGTAGGCAAACTCGTTCAATTTGTAGGAAAATACCTTTCAACacatttcaattataaatgaGATGTAACATCTTTGCAGTGGGAAAAGCTTGAGATGTCCGCGTTGGAGGTGCGAAAATTATGGTGCGCCGTTGCTTTTCACGCCGTGGCCGCGCTCTGCGTGGCATGGTCTTTATACGTGCTCGTTGAACGATCCGTCGAGGAGGCCCGTCGCGGATTCGTCGACTGGTCTTTCTGGACCAAGTTAATAGTCGTCGTAATCGGTTCTACCGGCGGATTAgtttttatgtatattcaATGCAAAGCGTATGTTACATTATGCAGAAAGTGGCGAGCATTTAATAGGTAGGTACTTGGAAGGCTTCACCTTTGCGTATTTAGGGGGCCTCGAATCGATCACGTTTGTCTGTTCTAGGGtgatatttattcaaaatgcTCCTGAGAAAGTGGTGCTTCCTTCCTCACCCACGGATTCTTTAAGAGAAGTCACCCTACCCCTAAAGGACCCAACTGCCTCGATGGCCGAGCTCAACCGCACCTTATTACCCCGTACCATAGACCCTCCATGTGCCTCGCAGATGGCGAAGCCCGACTCTGTCCCGCCACCGCAGAGGCACGATGCTCAACTGAAACTTTACGTATTTGACAAACTGTCTTCTTCGGAGGACAATCTATAATACATCAAAGGTGGAAATGATTATTGAAAGAAAAGGTGGCCAGCCGAAAGTTTTCTCCCGATACGGGATAAACGGCGCGTCCTCGAATGATTTTTAGACTATACACGATTTCGCAGCTCGGAGCGGAATTTATCCCTGCCGAAGTCGTCAAAATATCCGCCCTCATGCAgcaccttttttttcctccgaaACTTAGTACTTCGATGCTTACAGTGTTGACAAGTGAGATAGAGACGGAAGTGTGCAGCCTCGAAAAATGCTGACGCTTTCttatgtacataattattgtatctgtgatgttattaaataaactttaccATATTTAAACGAGCCCTTGCAGCATCTTGCAGTAATTCGCATTTAGTCTGTTTCTTATCAAGCAACGACATTGCAAGCATCCCGTTCTTAGagattatcaataattatttataatgtataaaaaatgtattattttttttatgttttagttatattttaatcgttttattttttattctgtatAGAGTATAAACCATTGTAGACGATGGAGAATTACAGGAACCGTGAAGACCGGCGGAGGCTTGGGACGCGGTCAGAGTTTTGTGAAGACGTCGGTGACGCGAACGCCACTGGATCGAGTCGCAGCGACATCGGAGATTCCGGCTGCTCGATGCTGCCGTATCGATCGGTTGATCAGTGTCGCGCGTGTAGCCGAAACGTTTGGTCGTGCGGTCGTTCTGCGGGCGTTTTCACAGCGGCATCCGCCGCAAAGTACCGAGCACGGCTCGCGTACAAAGCGGTGACGAGAAATAACGGgcgagacagaaagagagagaggattcgcgcatcccgcgcgcgcgaggcgGTAAGGTCGTGCTCCACGCGGAGCGGCGTgtgagtgtgtgtgtgtgtggtacgcgcgcgcgtccgcgcgtGTATTTGCCTGCTTGTGTGCGTATCGACGAGCGTCCGCACGCGGAAACCGCGCACGTTTTTCGTTCCCGGTGTCCGCGCGGTGTGGCACGGCTCGCGAGAGCGTGAACGCCGCCGCTATGTAGCAGCCGGGCGGTGTGTAAATGAAGTGGCGGCGTATACCGCGCTCGCGTGCCGTGGGGAGGGTATCGCCCGCCGCCGCGGCGGGGACGGGGGCAACGGGAATGGCGCGCAAATGCTGCGTGCGTAGCTGCAGGGCGGACGTGCGGGAGGCGCGCGCTCGAGGACTGCCGCTGCACAAGTTCCCCAAGGACGCCGCGCTGCGGGACAGGTGGTTGGCCAGCGGTGGCTTCGACGGCGGCTTCAGGCCGACGCCAGGCCAGGTCGTCTGCCACAAGCATTTCAAACGTGCAGACTACGAGGCCGCGCGGGGCGGTCACAAGCTCCTGCTCAAGAGGGGCAGCGTGCCGACGGTTTTCGCGGACTATGACGATCATCCCggtacgtgtgtgtgtgcgtatGCCTGTGTACATGCGTGCAGTGGACGGGGATGGGACGGCCCGGTCCAGTCCATCCGTCCGCACGCCCGGTGCTGCGAGAGCGAAGTGCACATCGCACGTTAAAACGCAACGTAGTTGCGTCGCCTTCGCGTGACTCCCCTCGCCCCTTTTCGTCCCTGCTCCGCTTCGCCGCGTGTCCTCCTCGCGCCTCTCACCTCCTGCCCTCCCCCAAACCTCCATTCGCCGTCCCTCCTCGTCGCGTGTTCAATGTGTATGACTGTAGGAGCGCCAGGCTTACGAGTCCGAGGGAACGTGTCACGTCGCGCCGGTCTTATGCCGGTAGCTCGACAATCTCGTTGTTTTCCTTCTCCCTTTCGCAAAGTGGCACATCGATGTTGACACCGTCCCTCGCCGGCGACTGACGAGACGGAACCGGGCGGTCCGCGACGTCCGGACGTCCGCTGGTGGTGTTACTTTTCATAGCGAAGGCATGACATCAGTAATCGCGAATACTTTTTCCGCATACGCCGCTGCTTTTATCGCTGAAACTGTTGAAAAACTTTCGGACGGTCGATGCTTTTATTAGCAAATACACGCGTTCGTATTGTTCTAGCATGGGAAAAGTGAACATACAGTTGGAAATGCCAAGTACAGTTTTTTCCACGTTGCAATGAACAATgacatttctttaaaaatggctaattttattaagtctACTCACTTTATCTTTGAgctcttgaaaaattttttgttttgtcaagAGTACTTGAAGTATTATGTAATCAAAGACTTTTTATATGCTGTACTGTATActgttcttttctttatttggtTCAGGTAGAAGAGTATCAACTTGCACCCAGCTGAATTTATTAAGCGGTTGTTAATGATATGTGTGATTACTGAATCTATTGCCTTTGCTgtgtattgtaaatttaaaaagatatttggAATTAggtctaaaaaaaaactaaattttaattagaaatatactcatgcattttgtttttatataaattgctgtttaatttaaaatcgattttaaatttattagttaaagaaaaaaatttattataagaaatttttaagatGATAAAGATTCTTAtcaatgttatttattattaaacgttttactttttcagaTCCTGTTATTATGTCAGTAAAGTCCTCTACATCCTATGCTCAAGAAGATTTAGACCTGATCAACTCAGAAATACTAAACTTGGAACATTCTGCTTCACCGTTGTTATCCGAGGCGAGAACACCCAAATCTGATAGTTGCGGCGAGACATGTTATTCTAGACCCGAATCGTCAGCAGATTCCTTAAATCTCCCCGACAGTTCAGAGGCAACGGATAATGAATACAAAATGGTACACttgaaagaagaaagtaaAACACCTGTGAAGGATAAATCGACTGAGAATtcggataataaaattaattcagtgATGATACAGCTTGGCATTGTCGAACCAGAAACAGCAATGAAGACAGGAACCAAAGATTTAAAGGAAGGTTTAAAATTGTCTGCCAACAAAGAATTTGACAAGTCTGAAGAGTTAAAACCGAAAAATCGTGGtgatttgaaattttttcctGGTGCCAAATTAGAAGCGAAAGATTTTAACGATCAGTGGCAAGTATTGTCGAGTATAatctcgataaaaaattttttctttctctttattttgtaaaaaagttattttataatgcagAAGATGTTTAACGAAATGCTTAAACTATGAATTACACATTACACAATTACACATTGAAGAATTATGCTACTAAAAGttcagataaaatatatatatgtatattaatatttattctggTGATATTCTGTAGGTATTCAGCCAAAGTAGTAGAAACAGATTGGGTTGATAGGGAGGTCTTGATTCACTTTGACAAATGGAGTTCGAGATTTGACGAATGGATACCAATGGATAGCTCCAGACTTCGTATATTGCAAACTCCACAAAAGTAAGttctcaaatttaattaaaaaagtcaCAAAACATCAAACGCGAATTTTGTGGACTATGTCATTTATCTTTCTCAAAAACCGAAAAAtcttaaacaaatttatttcgtgtCTTAAAGCGATCAGACTTGGATTCCGCCACCCCCGTAAGTGAAAACTATTGTTAACGAACATAGTTTTAGCAGTAGATAGTAGCAGTAGGggtttcattatttttgtatgtCTGCGCGTTGTATTAACAAGAATCTAACACGGAAATTGTTAACTCAAAActctcgcgattatttttttgcaaggGTGATAAAGAGCATCGGCTCCGGGTGTATCGACGATACATATTTATTGCGTACGCCTACTTTGGTTTTTTCATGCTTgcataaacaaaaatatatgataaaagtACAATTTATCATTGCAGTTAACAAAATGGAACAGAAATCTTGGACATCTTACTTTACTTATTTAACATTACTCAATGTGATGCAATACTAATTATACCTACTGTGTATTCTGTACATTGCTCGTCACAAAGAAGCATTGTATAATCACCCTGTCACATCCTTAGCTAATTttgtgttaattttatatttacgacTCTTGCAAaacgtgtaatatttatatcgaaaatgttgctaaatctatttttcgagTGCAGGGTCACCGAAACAATTGCACTTTTGACCATCTGAAGAGCCCGGAGTTAAACTCAGGGGAGAGGGGAGAAAGGGGAGAATTGTGAAACCCCAACAGTGCGAAACGCGTATTTTTcttccctctccccctctccAACCCCTACTTTTCTGTCTGTTTCGTTGAACCCCACGCGCACGTTGTGTACAACATACGTTCTGCGTTTCGCGTGTGTAATGCGAAGATTTCGCACCTACAGGGAAACGAAGATGCGGGAGTTCACCGTCGGTGAGCGGATACTGGCTACGTGGGCGGACGGCAAAAAATATCCAGCCAAAGTTAGCGCGGTCCTGACGAATGGTAAGCAAT of Cardiocondyla obscurior isolate alpha-2009 linkage group LG15, Cobs3.1, whole genome shotgun sequence contains these proteins:
- the LOC139108711 gene encoding E3 ubiquitin-protein ligase MARCHF8 isoform X1; this translates as MPVHQINVNPPDWQPPLSIAPSNNTSPTGGETLSEWIPQNFAFGTVVTIIPDDCHSSVSTLSSTNHDICRICHCEGEEGAPLLAPCYCSGSLRYVHQACLQQWIKASDTRACELCKFTFIMHAKTKPFCEWEKLEMSALEVRKLWCAVAFHAVAALCVAWSLYVLVERSVEEARRGFVDWSFWTKLIVVVIGSTGGLVFMYIQCKAYVTLCRKWRAFNRVIFIQNAPEKVVLPSSPTDSLREVTLPLKDPTASMAELNRTLLPRTIDPPCASQMAKPDSVPPPQRHDAQLKLYVFDKLSSSEDNL
- the LOC139108711 gene encoding E3 ubiquitin-protein ligase MARCHF8 isoform X3, which produces MDTTVTIIPDDCHSSVSTLSSTNHDICRICHCEGEEGAPLLAPCYCSGSLRYVHQACLQQWIKASDTRACELCKFTFIMHAKTKPFCEWEKLEMSALEVRKLWCAVAFHAVAALCVAWSLYVLVERSVEEARRGFVDWSFWTKLIVVVIGSTGGLVFMYIQCKAYVTLCRKWRAFNRVIFIQNAPEKVVLPSSPTDSLREVTLPLKDPTASMAELNRTLLPRTIDPPCASQMAKPDSVPPPQRHDAQLKLYVFDKLSSSEDNL
- the LOC139108711 gene encoding E3 ubiquitin-protein ligase MARCHF8 isoform X2; the protein is MDTTVVTIIPDDCHSSVSTLSSTNHDICRICHCEGEEGAPLLAPCYCSGSLRYVHQACLQQWIKASDTRACELCKFTFIMHAKTKPFCEWEKLEMSALEVRKLWCAVAFHAVAALCVAWSLYVLVERSVEEARRGFVDWSFWTKLIVVVIGSTGGLVFMYIQCKAYVTLCRKWRAFNRVIFIQNAPEKVVLPSSPTDSLREVTLPLKDPTASMAELNRTLLPRTIDPPCASQMAKPDSVPPPQRHDAQLKLYVFDKLSSSEDNL